The following proteins come from a genomic window of Natronosalvus vescus:
- a CDS encoding PrkA family serine protein kinase has protein sequence MTGDIKTLETLSTDYKASMPEDLRETRSFEWYLEACYADPTITRNAHQRVADMFDFYGTAYDETEGVVEYLLASEDPLGDGENTFYGTVIHQSIHEFVNKVKSGARRLGPERRIKLLLGPVGSGKSHFDKQVRKYFEDYTLREEGRMYTFQWINLGDVIRDQDPTDDTVRSPMSQDPLVLLPLEQRQRVLDDLNERLDAPYTIRNEQSLDPESEFYMDRLLAHYDDDLQQVLENHVEIVRLVADENKRQCLETFEPKDKKNQDETELTGDVNYSKIAIYGESDPRAFDYSGAFCNANRGIFSGEELLKLQREFLYDFLHATQEMTIKPKNNPRIDIDQVIVGRTNMPEYKDKKGDEKMEAFNDRTKRIDFPYVLAYEQEAQIYQKMLTNADVPDINVEPHTLEMAGLFAVLTRVEEPDAETVDLLSKAKAYNGEIDEGDDIDIKKLREEAAGKAEIGEGMVGVSPRFIGDEIAEAIMDSKHRSRGFLSPLTVFNFFEENLEHHGSIPEENFERYYRYLETVREEYRERAIEDVRHALAYDVDEIQRQGEKYMDHVMAYIDDDTIEDSLTGREQEPDETFLRSVEEKLNVPEDRKNDFRQEVSNWVSRRAREGDTFNPQDNERLRRALERKLWEDKKHNINFSALVSANEYDDDERSAWIDALMEQGYSEGGAKEVLEFAGAEVAKAEIED, from the coding sequence ATGACTGGTGACATCAAGACGCTCGAGACGCTCAGTACCGATTACAAAGCATCGATGCCCGAAGACTTGCGGGAGACGCGATCGTTCGAGTGGTATCTGGAGGCGTGTTACGCGGATCCGACGATCACGCGAAACGCCCACCAGCGCGTCGCAGACATGTTCGACTTTTATGGCACCGCCTACGACGAGACCGAAGGCGTCGTCGAGTACCTACTCGCCTCCGAGGATCCACTCGGCGACGGCGAGAACACCTTCTACGGGACGGTCATCCACCAGTCCATCCACGAATTCGTCAACAAGGTCAAATCCGGTGCCCGGCGATTAGGGCCCGAACGCCGGATCAAACTGCTCCTCGGGCCGGTTGGCTCCGGCAAATCACACTTCGACAAACAGGTGCGAAAGTACTTCGAGGACTACACCCTCCGCGAGGAGGGGCGAATGTACACCTTCCAGTGGATCAACCTGGGTGACGTCATCCGTGATCAGGATCCAACTGACGATACGGTTCGTTCTCCGATGAGTCAGGATCCACTCGTCTTGCTCCCGCTCGAGCAACGCCAGCGCGTACTCGACGACCTGAACGAGCGACTCGATGCACCGTACACGATCCGGAACGAACAGAGCCTCGATCCCGAGAGCGAGTTCTACATGGATCGATTGCTCGCGCACTACGACGACGACCTCCAGCAAGTGCTCGAGAACCACGTCGAGATCGTTCGGCTGGTCGCCGACGAGAACAAACGCCAGTGTCTCGAGACGTTCGAACCCAAGGACAAGAAAAATCAGGACGAGACCGAGTTGACGGGCGACGTCAACTACTCGAAAATTGCGATTTACGGTGAGAGTGATCCACGGGCGTTTGACTATTCCGGCGCGTTCTGTAACGCGAACAGGGGTATTTTCAGCGGTGAAGAGCTCCTGAAGCTCCAGCGGGAGTTCCTCTACGACTTCCTGCACGCGACCCAGGAGATGACGATCAAGCCAAAGAACAACCCACGGATCGACATCGACCAGGTGATCGTCGGCCGGACTAACATGCCCGAGTACAAGGACAAGAAGGGCGACGAGAAGATGGAGGCGTTCAACGACCGGACGAAACGGATCGACTTCCCGTACGTTCTCGCCTACGAGCAAGAGGCACAAATCTACCAGAAAATGCTCACCAACGCGGACGTCCCCGACATCAACGTCGAACCTCACACCCTCGAGATGGCGGGGCTGTTCGCGGTGTTGACCCGCGTGGAAGAACCCGACGCCGAGACGGTCGACCTGCTCTCGAAGGCGAAAGCCTACAACGGCGAGATCGACGAGGGCGACGACATCGACATCAAAAAACTCCGCGAGGAGGCCGCAGGGAAGGCCGAGATCGGCGAGGGGATGGTCGGTGTCTCCCCCCGATTCATCGGCGACGAGATCGCCGAAGCCATCATGGACTCGAAACATCGGTCGCGGGGCTTCCTCTCGCCGCTGACGGTGTTCAACTTCTTCGAGGAGAACTTAGAGCACCACGGCTCGATCCCCGAGGAGAACTTCGAGCGCTACTACCGCTACCTCGAGACCGTTCGCGAGGAGTACCGCGAGCGCGCCATCGAGGACGTTCGCCACGCCCTCGCCTACGACGTCGACGAGATCCAGCGCCAGGGCGAGAAGTACATGGATCACGTCATGGCCTACATAGACGACGACACGATCGAGGACTCTCTGACCGGTCGCGAACAAGAGCCCGACGAGACGTTCCTGCGTTCGGTCGAGGAGAAACTCAACGTCCCCGAGGATCGAAAGAACGACTTCCGCCAGGAGGTCTCGAACTGGGTCTCTCGGCGCGCCCGGGAAGGGGACACGTTCAACCCGCAGGACAACGAGCGCCTGCGCCGCGCCCTCGAGCGGAAACTCTGGGAGGACAAGAAACACAACATCAACTTCTCGGCGCTCGTGAGCGCGAACGAGTACGACGACGACGAGCGCAGCGCCTGGATAGACGCGCTGATGGAACAGGGCTACTCCGAGGGCGGCGCGAAGGAAGTCCTCGAGTTCGCCGGTGCGGAGGTGGCAAAAGCCGAGATTGAGGACTAA
- a CDS encoding DUF5820 family protein → MSDFEALAEGWVVWSDQDDGRAVLAFRPDVFNADDYPAPCLPTIYLTHGRRTRRPGVNPGDRQAERDWHVTLYLEPEVHLRETNRFPTREAAVESALELARRFVTGDVDYRELYQVPRERYFERLDELTGGDDQK, encoded by the coding sequence ATGAGCGACTTCGAGGCGCTTGCTGAGGGATGGGTGGTCTGGAGCGACCAGGACGACGGCCGCGCCGTTCTCGCGTTCCGCCCCGACGTATTCAACGCCGACGACTACCCAGCACCGTGTCTCCCGACCATCTACCTCACCCACGGGCGACGGACACGCCGACCGGGTGTCAATCCAGGCGACCGCCAGGCCGAACGCGACTGGCACGTCACGCTCTACCTCGAGCCCGAGGTTCACCTCCGGGAGACGAACCGGTTCCCGACCCGCGAAGCGGCCGTCGAGTCTGCACTCGAACTGGCTCGGCGATTCGTCACAGGAGACGTCGACTACCGCGAGCTATACCAGGTTCCCCGTGAACGGTACTTCGAGCGTCTGGACGAACTGACCGGCGGCGACGATCAAAAGTAA
- a CDS encoding glycosyltransferase, translating into MTTTLTTSVIVPAKDEGERLEGTLNSLANQRTVPNEVIVVAIGEETVAVAREHSRVDVVVREDELSGDELSGDELFGDELCEGEVVPNSKSEPRRRDPVPRADGGENSSPTRGPGWARNSGAERATGDVLCFTDADTVVPPTWVGDHSRHYRRPEVVGVGGPLDPLESGLRHRVCFRILSDWWYRVSWLLGFVQQPGSNCSVRRTAFERHGGVRRIAGLPRGYRPLVATSGEW; encoded by the coding sequence GTGACGACGACGTTGACGACGTCCGTGATCGTGCCGGCGAAAGACGAGGGTGAACGGCTCGAGGGAACGCTGAATTCGCTGGCGAACCAGCGAACGGTGCCCAACGAGGTGATCGTCGTCGCCATTGGCGAGGAAACCGTGGCCGTTGCACGCGAGCATTCACGTGTGGACGTGGTGGTGCGTGAAGACGAGTTGAGTGGAGACGAGTTGAGTGGAGACGAGTTGTTTGGGGACGAGTTGTGTGAAGGCGAGGTCGTCCCAAACTCCAAGAGTGAGCCCCGCCGTCGTGATCCAGTTCCGCGAGCCGACGGTGGCGAGAATTCGAGTCCCACCCGTGGGCCGGGGTGGGCACGAAACAGCGGCGCGGAACGAGCGACCGGCGACGTCCTCTGCTTTACCGACGCAGACACTGTCGTCCCGCCGACCTGGGTCGGTGACCACAGCCGACACTACCGCCGTCCCGAGGTAGTGGGCGTCGGCGGCCCGCTCGATCCACTCGAGAGTGGGCTCCGCCATCGGGTCTGCTTTCGAATTCTGTCGGACTGGTGGTACCGGGTGAGTTGGCTCCTCGGCTTCGTCCAGCAACCGGGGTCGAACTGTAGCGTTCGACGGACGGCGTTCGAGCGCCATGGGGGGGTTCGACGAATCGCTGGCCTTCCTCGAGGATACCGACCTCTCGTTGCGACTTCGGGGGAATGGTGA
- a CDS encoding beta-ribofuranosylaminobenzene 5'-phosphate synthase family protein has protein sequence MPAVTVSAGARLHIGFQNLSLARERLYGGIGVGLEQPRVMVTATPAETVDVDDALAHEYATRAVEILDVPGVALTLEKRLPRHVGLGSGTQLALAVLAGVARAYGLEAAVREHAPALGRAGRSGVGVASFETGGFVVDAGHPTGRFTTERPADGDWTVPPLVANHRLPRDWRFLVVVPEADPGRSGADEDASMRTVVDRADPAIADEVAGLLTRRLLPAAAEGRLEAFGEAISAIGQKNGVWYADVQGGVFRPPAGALVDSLSSNPVITGVGQSSWGPAVYGVTDASHTEEATAAAEAALQETGFDGHVLVSRPADSGATRTTRGETG, from the coding sequence ATGCCAGCCGTGACCGTCAGCGCAGGGGCCCGCCTCCATATCGGGTTCCAGAACCTCTCGCTCGCTCGAGAGCGCCTCTACGGTGGGATTGGCGTCGGCCTTGAGCAGCCGCGGGTGATGGTGACGGCGACACCGGCGGAGACAGTCGATGTCGACGACGCCCTGGCCCACGAGTATGCGACACGGGCCGTCGAGATTCTCGACGTACCAGGCGTGGCACTCACCCTCGAGAAACGGCTCCCACGACACGTGGGCCTGGGAAGTGGTACCCAGCTCGCACTCGCCGTGCTCGCCGGGGTCGCCCGGGCCTATGGCCTCGAGGCGGCTGTGCGAGAACACGCGCCCGCCCTCGGCCGGGCCGGGCGCAGTGGCGTCGGCGTCGCGAGCTTCGAGACCGGCGGCTTCGTCGTCGATGCCGGCCATCCAACGGGCCGGTTCACGACCGAACGGCCGGCCGACGGTGACTGGACGGTTCCACCACTCGTCGCCAACCATCGACTCCCTCGAGACTGGCGGTTTCTCGTCGTCGTCCCTGAAGCTGACCCCGGGCGAAGCGGCGCTGACGAGGACGCCAGTATGCGAACTGTCGTCGACCGCGCCGACCCAGCCATCGCCGACGAGGTCGCCGGTCTCCTCACTCGTCGGCTCCTCCCGGCGGCAGCGGAGGGCCGACTCGAGGCCTTCGGCGAGGCGATATCAGCGATCGGGCAGAAAAACGGTGTCTGGTACGCCGACGTACAGGGCGGCGTGTTTCGCCCGCCTGCGGGTGCCCTCGTCGACAGCCTCTCGAGCAATCCAGTCATCACCGGCGTGGGCCAATCGTCCTGGGGGCCGGCCGTCTACGGTGTGACCGACGCGTCCCACACCGAGGAGGCGACGGCCGCTGCGGAGGCAGCGCTCCAGGAAACGGGATTCGACGGACACGTTCTCGTCTCGAGGCCAGCCGATAGCGGTGCGACGCGGACGACTCGGGGAGAAACCGGATAA
- the dph5 gene encoding diphthine synthase — protein sequence MLTFIGLGLYNERSITVEGQAALRAADRAYAEFYTSKLIGTTVEDLEANHGADIEVRDRAGVEQHPDDILEAAETEDVAFLTAGDTMISTTHVDLRLRAHEREIETRVIHGVTAQTATSSLTGLQNYRFGKATTLPFPYAHGADGLPASVTNTIDDNREANLHTVVYLDIKADREEYMTADVAADLLAEQYPDLVGVVVARAGSPDPLVAAGTMTDLATKEFGDPLHLLVIPGELHLLEADALCELAGADRDTLEIA from the coding sequence ATGCTCACATTCATCGGTCTTGGCCTCTACAACGAGCGCTCGATCACCGTCGAGGGCCAGGCGGCGCTCCGGGCGGCCGACCGGGCCTACGCCGAGTTCTACACCAGCAAGCTGATCGGCACCACTGTCGAAGATCTCGAGGCCAACCACGGCGCCGACATCGAGGTTCGCGACCGAGCGGGGGTCGAACAGCACCCCGACGACATACTCGAGGCGGCCGAGACCGAAGACGTCGCTTTTCTCACCGCTGGAGACACCATGATCTCGACGACCCACGTCGACCTGCGCCTGCGGGCTCACGAACGGGAGATCGAGACGCGTGTGATCCACGGCGTCACCGCCCAGACGGCGACCAGTTCGCTCACCGGCCTCCAGAACTACCGCTTCGGGAAGGCGACCACCCTGCCGTTCCCCTACGCTCACGGGGCCGACGGCCTCCCGGCGAGCGTCACGAACACTATCGACGATAACCGCGAGGCGAACCTCCACACGGTCGTCTACCTGGACATCAAGGCCGACCGGGAAGAGTACATGACCGCCGATGTCGCCGCGGATCTCCTCGCCGAGCAGTACCCGGATCTCGTCGGCGTCGTCGTCGCCCGGGCTGGCAGCCCCGATCCACTCGTCGCCGCGGGAACGATGACCGATCTCGCCACCAAGGAGTTCGGCGACCCGCTGCACCTGCTCGTGATCCCCGGCGAACTCCACCTGCTCGAGGCCGACGCCCTCTGTGAACTGGCCGGCGCGGATCGAGACACTCTCGAGATCGCCTGA
- a CDS encoding GrpB family protein, translating into MTDHDETVDRLLGLKPGVVSIVDHESAWADAAAAELDRLESRFAKANVDEQVRGYEHVGSTAVPGLSAKPILDLLVVVDDIEATTVLQPELESMDYERRPNDDVPDRAFFAKGPASNRTHYLSITPVGSDCHREQVVLRDFLRDNPVAAKRYERHKRHLAATHADDRNTYTARKASVIDELLEQAVAAGYELEER; encoded by the coding sequence ATGACCGATCACGACGAAACAGTAGACCGATTACTGGGCCTCAAGCCAGGCGTCGTCTCAATCGTCGATCACGAGTCGGCGTGGGCCGATGCTGCGGCGGCCGAACTCGATCGGCTCGAGTCTCGGTTTGCGAAGGCGAACGTCGACGAGCAGGTACGCGGATACGAACACGTCGGCTCGACCGCGGTTCCAGGCCTCTCCGCCAAGCCGATCCTGGATCTGCTCGTGGTGGTCGACGATATCGAGGCCACCACTGTTTTGCAACCCGAACTCGAGTCGATGGACTACGAACGTCGACCGAACGACGACGTCCCGGATCGCGCGTTTTTCGCGAAGGGGCCGGCGTCCAACCGCACTCACTACCTCTCTATCACACCTGTGGGAAGCGACTGCCACCGCGAACAGGTCGTCCTCCGGGACTTTTTGCGCGACAATCCGGTGGCCGCCAAGCGCTACGAACGACACAAACGCCACCTCGCGGCGACCCATGCCGACGATCGGAACACGTACACCGCACGGAAGGCGTCCGTGATCGATGAGCTGCTCGAGCAAGCCGTAGCAGCTGGCTACGAGCTCGAAGAGCGGTAG
- the leuB gene encoding 3-isopropylmalate dehydrogenase, protein MSDYDIAVIPGDGIGQEVTPAAVDVLESLDIDFVFHEADAGDAVLAETGQALPQETYDLAASSDATLFGAAGETAADVILPLRTAVDSFVNVRPAKAYPGIDAVRPETDLVFLRENTEGVYAGHEDRLSDDLSTLTRVVTDSASRRLAEYACDFVDDRGLEGFTVVHKANVMRETDGRFRDAVVDVADDHGLETNEVLMDAFATHVCLDPTQFDVVVCPNLAGDVLSDLAAGLVGGLGLLPSANVGPERALFEPVHGTAPDIAGDGVANPAAAVLSAAMLLEYLGHDEEGSAVRMAVESVLESGPRTPDLGGDASTADVTGAVIDRL, encoded by the coding sequence ATGAGCGACTACGATATCGCCGTCATCCCCGGCGACGGCATCGGACAGGAAGTGACGCCGGCCGCAGTCGACGTGCTCGAGTCCCTCGATATCGATTTCGTGTTCCACGAGGCCGATGCCGGCGACGCCGTCCTGGCCGAGACCGGCCAGGCGTTGCCCCAGGAGACGTACGACCTCGCGGCCTCGAGCGACGCCACGCTCTTCGGTGCCGCGGGCGAGACGGCGGCGGACGTCATCCTCCCGCTTCGAACAGCCGTGGACTCGTTCGTCAACGTCCGACCCGCGAAGGCCTACCCGGGGATCGATGCGGTTCGCCCCGAGACGGATCTCGTCTTCCTGCGGGAGAATACCGAGGGCGTCTACGCAGGCCACGAGGATCGGCTGAGCGACGACCTCTCGACGCTCACCCGCGTCGTCACCGACTCGGCCTCGCGCCGACTCGCGGAATACGCCTGCGACTTTGTCGACGACCGCGGCCTCGAGGGCTTTACGGTCGTCCACAAGGCGAACGTGATGCGCGAGACCGACGGCCGATTCCGCGACGCCGTCGTCGACGTCGCCGACGACCACGGCCTCGAAACGAACGAGGTGTTGATGGACGCCTTCGCAACCCACGTCTGCCTTGACCCGACCCAGTTCGACGTGGTCGTCTGTCCGAATCTCGCCGGCGACGTCCTCTCCGATCTGGCGGCCGGCCTCGTCGGCGGCCTCGGGTTGCTCCCGAGCGCGAATGTCGGCCCCGAACGCGCGCTGTTCGAACCGGTTCACGGAACTGCCCCGGACATCGCCGGGGATGGCGTCGCGAACCCCGCCGCAGCCGTGCTCTCGGCGGCGATGCTGCTCGAGTACCTCGGTCACGACGAGGAAGGTTCGGCGGTTCGAATGGCCGTCGAATCTGTCCTCGAATCCGGCCCACGGACGCCCGACCTGGGTGGCGACGCGTCGACGGCGGACGTGACCGGTGCGGTCATCGACCGACTGTAA
- the leuD gene encoding 3-isopropylmalate dehydratase small subunit codes for MSEHETGTDDLEIPSVESVSGSGVAIRGNDIDTDQIIPARFMKVVTFDGLGEFAFFDQRFDDDDTEKDHPLNEQAHRDASVMVVNANFGCGSSREHAPQALMRWGIDALVGESFAEIFAGNCLALGIPTLEADTKTVEALQDWVEDNSDGEIEIDVPGETVTYGGTTVDVSVDDAQRKALVEGVWDTTALMKANADAVRETAERLPYVEDGKRV; via the coding sequence ATGAGTGAGCACGAGACCGGAACGGACGACCTCGAGATTCCGAGCGTCGAATCGGTCTCCGGAAGCGGCGTCGCCATCCGCGGCAACGACATCGATACCGACCAGATCATCCCCGCTCGGTTCATGAAAGTCGTCACGTTCGACGGCCTGGGCGAGTTCGCGTTCTTCGATCAGCGATTCGATGATGACGATACCGAAAAGGATCATCCGTTGAACGAACAGGCCCATCGGGACGCCTCGGTAATGGTCGTCAACGCCAACTTCGGGTGTGGCTCCTCGCGCGAACACGCGCCGCAGGCGCTCATGCGCTGGGGAATCGACGCACTCGTGGGCGAGAGCTTCGCCGAGATTTTCGCAGGGAACTGCCTCGCGCTCGGTATCCCGACGCTCGAGGCCGATACCAAAACCGTCGAAGCACTCCAGGACTGGGTCGAAGATAATTCCGACGGCGAGATCGAGATCGACGTACCGGGCGAGACGGTTACCTACGGCGGGACGACCGTCGACGTTTCCGTCGACGACGCCCAGCGGAAGGCACTCGTCGAGGGCGTCTGGGACACGACGGCGCTGATGAAGGCCAACGCGGACGCCGTTCGAGAGACGGCCGAGCGCCTGCCGTACGTGGAGGACGGGAAACGGGTATGA
- the leuC gene encoding 3-isopropylmalate dehydratase large subunit, with the protein MSEGTLYDKVWDRHTVTRLPTGQDQLFVGLHLIHEVTSPQAFGMLRERDLEVAYPNLTHATVDHIVPTSSKERPYSDTAAEEMMAELEENVRESGIEFSHPDSGEQGIVHVIGPEQGLTQPGTTIVCGDSHTSTHGAFGALAFGIGTSQIRDVLATGTVAMEKQKVRKIEVTGELADGVEAKDVILEIIRRLGTEGGVGYVYEYAGEAIENLDMEGRMSICNMSIEGGARAGYVNPDETTYEWLEGRDRVPEGEAFEERKKYWESIRSDEDAEYDDVVTIDGSELEPVVTWGTTPSQGVGVTEPIPDPEELPADKVETARRAQEHMRVDPGETMEGYPIDVAFLGSCTNARLPDLRRAAKVVEGREVDPNVRAMVVPGSQRVKAAAEAEGLDRIFTDAGFDWRGAGCSMCLGMNEDQLEGDEACASSSNRNFVGRQGSKDGRTVLMNARMVAAAAINGEVTDVRAMKEVTLNE; encoded by the coding sequence ATGAGCGAAGGAACGCTCTACGACAAAGTCTGGGATCGACACACAGTCACCCGACTGCCGACCGGCCAGGATCAGCTGTTCGTCGGCCTCCACCTCATCCACGAGGTGACGAGCCCGCAAGCGTTCGGGATGCTCAGGGAGCGCGACCTCGAGGTCGCCTACCCCAACCTGACCCACGCGACGGTCGATCACATCGTGCCGACCTCGAGTAAGGAACGGCCCTACTCCGATACGGCAGCCGAGGAGATGATGGCTGAACTCGAGGAGAACGTTCGCGAATCGGGGATCGAGTTCTCCCATCCCGACTCTGGCGAGCAGGGCATCGTCCACGTCATCGGGCCGGAGCAGGGGCTGACCCAGCCCGGCACGACGATCGTCTGTGGGGACTCTCACACCTCGACGCACGGCGCGTTCGGCGCGCTGGCGTTCGGGATCGGTACGAGTCAGATTCGAGACGTGCTCGCGACGGGAACCGTCGCGATGGAGAAACAGAAGGTTCGCAAGATCGAGGTCACCGGCGAACTCGCTGATGGCGTCGAGGCGAAGGACGTCATCCTCGAGATCATCCGCCGACTCGGTACCGAGGGCGGCGTCGGCTACGTCTACGAGTACGCCGGCGAGGCCATCGAGAACCTCGACATGGAAGGGCGGATGTCGATCTGCAACATGTCGATCGAGGGCGGTGCTCGCGCGGGCTACGTCAACCCCGACGAGACCACCTACGAGTGGCTCGAGGGCCGCGACCGCGTCCCCGAAGGCGAGGCCTTCGAGGAGCGAAAGAAATACTGGGAGTCCATTCGATCGGACGAGGACGCCGAGTACGACGACGTCGTGACGATCGACGGGAGCGAGCTCGAGCCGGTCGTCACCTGGGGGACGACTCCCAGCCAGGGTGTCGGCGTCACCGAGCCGATTCCCGACCCCGAGGAGCTCCCCGCGGACAAAGTCGAAACGGCCCGTCGCGCCCAGGAACACATGCGCGTCGACCCCGGCGAGACGATGGAGGGCTACCCGATCGACGTCGCCTTCCTCGGCTCGTGTACGAACGCCCGACTTCCCGATCTCCGACGCGCCGCGAAAGTCGTCGAGGGTCGCGAGGTCGACCCGAACGTTCGAGCGATGGTCGTCCCCGGCAGCCAGCGGGTCAAGGCCGCCGCCGAGGCGGAAGGCCTCGATCGGATCTTCACCGATGCCGGGTTCGACTGGCGCGGTGCCGGCTGTTCGATGTGTCTCGGCATGAACGAGGATCAACTCGAGGGCGACGAAGCCTGTGCGAGTTCCTCGAACCGGAACTTCGTCGGCCGCCAGGGCAGCAAGGACGGTCGGACGGTGCTCATGAACGCCCGGATGGTCGCTGCAGCGGCGATCAACGGGGAAGTCACAGACGTACGGGCGATGAAGGAGGTGACGCTCAATGAGTGA
- the ilvC gene encoding ketol-acid reductoisomerase — translation MTNDTATTADDAFTQNIYYSNDADASYIEDKTVAVLGYGSQGHAHALNLTDSGVDVVVGLREDSSSWPQAESDGLRVTTPDEATAQADVVMFLVPDTIQPAVFEAVEDGLEEGNTVMFAHGFNIHYNQIQPPEYVDVTMAAPKGPGHIVRRDYENGGGTPALIAVDQDSTGEAKQEALAYAQAIGGTRAGVVETTFREEVESDLFGEQAVLCGGVTSLVKHGFETLVDNGYAPEMAYFECLNELKLIVDLMYEDGIGGMWYSVSDTAEYGGLTRGDRIVDETVRENMEAVLKDVQSGEFAREWINENQAGRPSYTQLKRHDEEHEIEEIGAPLRDLFEWEDESSDNEPAEVPADD, via the coding sequence ATGACTAACGACACAGCCACCACCGCAGACGACGCATTCACACAGAACATCTACTACAGCAACGACGCCGACGCCAGCTACATCGAGGACAAGACTGTGGCCGTCCTCGGCTACGGCAGCCAGGGTCACGCCCACGCACTCAACCTCACCGACAGTGGGGTCGACGTGGTCGTCGGCCTCCGCGAGGATTCGTCCTCGTGGCCCCAGGCCGAATCCGACGGCCTGCGCGTGACGACCCCCGACGAAGCGACCGCCCAGGCGGACGTCGTCATGTTCCTCGTTCCCGACACCATCCAGCCGGCGGTCTTCGAAGCCGTCGAGGACGGCCTCGAGGAGGGGAACACCGTCATGTTCGCTCACGGATTCAACATCCACTACAACCAGATCCAGCCCCCCGAGTACGTCGACGTAACGATGGCCGCCCCGAAAGGGCCGGGCCACATCGTCCGTCGCGACTACGAAAACGGCGGCGGCACCCCGGCGCTGATCGCCGTCGACCAGGATTCCACCGGCGAGGCCAAACAGGAGGCACTCGCCTACGCACAGGCGATCGGCGGCACCCGCGCGGGCGTCGTCGAGACGACCTTCCGCGAGGAGGTCGAATCCGACCTCTTCGGCGAGCAGGCCGTCCTCTGTGGCGGCGTGACCTCGCTCGTCAAACACGGCTTCGAGACGCTCGTGGACAACGGGTACGCCCCCGAGATGGCCTACTTTGAGTGCCTGAACGAACTCAAACTCATCGTCGACCTGATGTACGAGGACGGGATCGGCGGGATGTGGTACTCCGTGAGCGACACGGCCGAGTACGGCGGCCTCACCCGCGGCGACCGCATCGTCGACGAAACGGTGCGCGAGAACATGGAGGCGGTGCTCAAGGACGTCCAGAGCGGCGAGTTCGCCCGCGAGTGGATCAACGAGAACCAGGCAGGGCGACCGTCGTACACCCAGCTCAAACGCCACGACGAGGAACACGAAATCGAGGAGATCGGTGCCCCGCTGCGCGACCTGTTCGAGTGGGAGGACGAATCGAGCGACAACGAACCGGCGGAAGTTCCGGCAGACGACTAA
- the ilvN gene encoding acetolactate synthase small subunit, producing the protein MTGLDGPAPEERPRPAGKRNELGIRVDPEAEAAREPRRTVISALVKHEPGVLSEVSALFSRRQFNIESLTVGPTETDDTARITVVVEEPDPGIEQLKKQLRKLLSVVAVSELEPDAMRRELALVKVNATRPDRVAAVVDMYGGKTVDATPETATVEVTGSRQKIDAAIEAFSQFGIREISRTGTTAMARGTDDTAAVGDRTDGRARMTAQTDDYDTDQYTTTTPADDD; encoded by the coding sequence ATGACCGGCCTCGACGGCCCCGCGCCCGAGGAGCGTCCGAGGCCGGCGGGTAAGCGCAACGAACTCGGGATCCGTGTCGATCCGGAGGCAGAAGCCGCCAGGGAGCCGCGTCGAACGGTGATCTCGGCGCTGGTCAAACACGAACCGGGCGTCCTCTCCGAGGTCTCGGCCCTGTTCTCGAGGCGGCAGTTCAACATCGAGAGCCTCACCGTCGGCCCCACCGAGACCGACGATACCGCCCGCATTACGGTCGTCGTCGAGGAGCCGGATCCGGGAATCGAACAGCTCAAAAAGCAGCTCCGGAAGCTGCTGTCCGTCGTCGCCGTCAGCGAGCTCGAGCCCGACGCGATGCGCCGGGAGTTGGCGCTCGTGAAGGTGAACGCGACGCGGCCCGATCGGGTCGCCGCCGTCGTTGACATGTACGGCGGCAAGACCGTCGACGCCACTCCGGAGACGGCGACCGTCGAGGTCACCGGGTCGCGCCAGAAGATCGACGCCGCGATCGAGGCCTTCAGCCAGTTCGGTATTCGGGAGATTTCCCGAACCGGAACGACGGCGATGGCCCGCGGAACCGACGACACGGCAGCAGTCGGTGACCGAACCGACGGACGGGCACGGATGACAGCACAGACAGACGACTACGACACCGACCAGTACACGACAACGACACCAGCAGACGATGACTAA